Proteins encoded in a region of the Bactrocera tryoni isolate S06 chromosome 4, CSIRO_BtryS06_freeze2, whole genome shotgun sequence genome:
- the LOC120775065 gene encoding CTD nuclear envelope phosphatase 1 homolog: MFSFVQMNFSALSVLLSRVWTCICFMFNRQVRSIVQYQPVKYELFPLSPVSRHRLSIVQRKTLVLDLDETLIHSHHSAMSRNTVKPGTPHDFTVKVIIDHHPVRFFVHKRPHVDYFLDVVSQWYDLVIFTASMEIYGAAVADKLDNGRNILRRRYYRQHCTPDFSSYTKDLSAICSDLNRIFIIDNSPGAYRCFPNNAIPIRSWFSDPMDVALLSLLPMLDALRFTKDVRSVLSRNLHLHRLW, from the exons ATGTTTTCTTTCGTACAAATGAACTTCAGCGCTTTATCAGTACTACTGTCAAGAGTGTGGACATGCATCTGTTTTATGTTCAACAGACAAGTTCGCTCG aTTGTTCAATATCAACCAGTCAAATATGAACTCTTCCCATTATCACCGGTGTCCAGACATCGCCTTAGTATAGTGCAACGGAAAACACTTGTTTTGGATCTGGATGAAACGCTCATACATTCACACCACAGCGCGATGTCACGAAATACCGTGAAGCCTGGTACACCTCATGACTTCACGGTAAAAGTAATTATTGACCATCATCCAGTTCGCTTTTTCGTTCATAAACGGCCTCATGTAGACTATTTTTTGGATGTG GTTTCACAATGGTATGACCTAGTTATATTTACAGCCAGTATGGAGATTTATGGCGCTGCAGTTGCTGATAAACTGGACAACGGACGTAATATTTTGCGTCGTCGTTATTATCGTCAGCATTGCACACCTGATTTCAGCTCTTACACCAAAGATTTATCTGCTATCTGCAGTGATTTGAATAGa atattcataaTTGACAATTCACCTGGCGCATATCGTTGCTTTCCTAATAACGCGATACCTATAAGGAGTTGGTTCTCCGACCCAATGGACGTTGCGCTGCTATCACTTCTTCCAATGCTGGACGCCTTGCGGTTTACAAAAGACGTGCGTTCAGTTTTGTCAAGAAATTTACATTTGCATCGTTTATGGTAG
- the LOC120773919 gene encoding trithorax group protein osa: MSAVYSPQQPQQSAPPGAVLQPPQPPTPTSMQQQQQQQQQPPGVGGGVGGVGMGGPTGVPMGSGGPIQRGPSMVGSGGGPVGPPSSVGSGAMMGGVPPPPSSQRGGMPPSPSPAQIQKILDDNCGLIQTIQDFQTMGKAQECMTYHMALHRNLVYLAQLADPTMNIAQILPHPHVLQQQAAQQQGPHGMMGAPQPPQQGGPPTGANQPQIAGMPPMSHSDGNVQPPSGAQMSYGGQPPQSHPGMTPNSQSQQGPPQQAIHSQQAGQQQPQQQGGAYRVGTSPQSANQQPPTVSNAGSNQQRPSVQSGQQPGQGPQQQAPNSQQGPPPQPQYRGNYQQQHSHYPGYPPQSQPSYQPQTGYPYGPPTQGYGPPPPNTQGGYHHAGMPPTSSAGGGPPGQHGYANASGQQGPPGAYAPPPPNQQVAPGQQPPPSQMYGPPTTGQGPPPPPNQYGPPQGGNNAPPPMTYGGYGGPPPSGYGQASNALPSGYGPPPQNPTQSPYPPQSPYQQGGAPGGYPGQSPQQQQTSQGTSGGYSSSPSPGQTPPPPSNQQTPNSANPNGPNAPPASVQSTSPSTSSGNLGVNSGPPNQQTQSPQQQQQQQQQQQQQQQYGNQQPPVSSGPPQPHGSTPQQQTVYSSAGAPAGGPSPYGAPSQQQQQQQPPGPNGPPQVPPNTTAPPNGTPQMPNQQYQPPPAGQPYGAPPPQAYGPPPPSGGYPGHGYHQPQGGYGGMPQGQYPPSQGYQGYRPTGGQMPPPGAPQGPPTNAYSYYGNQPPQ, from the exons ATGTCTGCAGTTTATTCGCCGCAACAACCGCAGCAGTCTGCGCCCCCAGGTGCTGTACTGCAACCGCCTCAGCCACCAACGCCGACGTcgatgcagcaacaacaacaacagcagcagcaaccacCGGGTGTTGGCGGCGGCGTGGGTGGAGTGGGGATGGGTGGTCCAACAGGAGTGCCAATGGGCTCCGGCGGTCCAATCCAACGAGGTCCTTCCATGGTTGGCAGTGGTGGCGGACCCGTCGGTCCTCCATCTTCAGTTGGAAGTGGTGCTATGATGGGCGGTGTTCCTCCTCCGCCATCATCCCAACGCGGTGGTATGCCACCATCACCCAGTCcagcacaaatacaaaaaatacttgACGATAATTGTGGTCTTATTCAAACAATTCAAGACTTTCAAACGATGGGCAAAGCCCAGGAGTGCATGACATATCATATGGCACTACACAGAAATCTCGTTTATTTAGCACAACTAGCTGATCCAACAATGAACATTGCTCAGATATTGCCG CATCCACATGTTCTTCAACAACAGGCAGCCCAACAACAAGGTCCACATGGTATGATGGGGGCTCCACAGCCTCCACAACAAGGTGGACCCCCGACTGGGGCAAACCAACCACAAATAGCCGGTATGCCACCAATGTCTCATTCGGATGGAAATGTGCAACCTCCATCGGGAGCTCAAATGTCGTATGGAGGCCAACCTCCACAGTCGCATCCAGGAATGACGCCAAACTCTCAATCTCAACAAGGTCCTCCCCAACAAGCTATTCATTCCCAACAAGCTGGCCAACAACAACCCCAACAACAAGGCGGTGCTTATCGTGTTGGTACTTCGCCTCAATCAGCCAATCAACAACCACCAACAGTGTCAAATGCAGGATCGA ATCAACAGCGCCCAAGTGTTCAGTCAGGACAGCAGCCGGGTCAAGGGCCACAACAACAAGCCCCAAATTCCCAACAAGGTCCGCCTCCTCAACCCCAATATCGTGGCaattatcaacaacaacacagtcATTACCCTGGCTATCCACCACAAAGCCAACCATCTTACCAACCCCAAACCGGTTATCCATATGGTCCACCCACTCAAGGCTACGGACCACCTCCTCCAAATACACAGGGAGGCTACCATCATGCAGGTATGCCACCGACATCATCAGCTGGTGGCGGCCCACCAGGTCAGCATGGGTATGCTAATGCCAGTGGTCAGCAAGGACCTCCGGGCGCTTATGCCCCACCTCCGCCGAATCAGCAAGTTGCACCGGGCCAGCAACCGCCTCCTTCACAAATGTATGGTCCGCCTACAACTGGACAAggaccaccaccaccgccaaaTCAATATGGACCTCCGCAAGGTGGTAACAACGCGCCTCCACCGATGACATACGGTGGTTACGGTGGTCCACCACCAAGTGGTTATGGTCAAGCGTCGAATGCATTGCCCAGCGGTTATGGTCCACCTCCTCAAAATCCAACACAATCACCCTACCCTCCACAATCACCATACCAGCAAGGTGGAGCGCCTGGTGGCTATCCGGGTCAGTCaccgcaacagcaacaaacatcACAGGGCACTAGCGGTGGCTATAGTTCCTCGCCAAGTCCAGGCCAAACACCGCCACCACCATCCAACCAACAAACACCAAACTCGGCTAACCCAAACGGACCAAATGCTCCACCAGCTAGTGTGCAATCCACTTCTCCATCTACTTCTTCTGGCAATCTTGGTGTTAATAGCGGTCCACCGAACCAGCAGACACAATCTcctcagcagcaacaacagcagcagcagcaacaacaacaacaacagcaatatggAAACCAACAGCCGCCAGTTTCCAGTGGGCCGCCACAGCCACATGGATCTACTCCACAACAACAGACTGTATATTCGTCAGCAGGAGCGCCCGCTGGTGGTCCCTCACCTTATGGAGCTCcatcacaacagcagcagcaacaacagccgcCGGGACCGAATGGACCGCCTCAGGTGCCACCAAACACAACGGCACCACCAAATGGTACGCCCCAGATGCCCAATCAGCAGTACCAACCGCCACCAGCAGGTCAACCGTACGGTGCGCCACCACCGCAGGCCTACGGTCCGCCACCACCCAGTGGTGGTTATCCAGGACATGGCTACCATCAACCGCAGGGCGGCTATGGTGGCATGCCACAAGGACAATATCCACCTTCACAAGGATATCAAGGTTATAGACCCACTGGTGGTCAAATGCCGCCACCAGGCGCCCCTCAAGGACCGCCAACAAATGCATATTCATACTACGGTAATCAACCTCCACAATAA
- the LOC120773920 gene encoding GPI transamidase component PIG-T translates to MEFGISIIFLILLYASPSAAVKESSEFNEELYVRPIANGLVNTFFQFTTRWHYGDRENLHNTQLIPRPIAETLLLYDVKELHIGLTQGLWRYETYGYPVMDNAPGAEVRAWFAGENLTSTDVDDQWVKLASTFSGILCASLNFIDKTNSVEPKYSFRPQFVTGSKANIPQFVRYASLPREIVCTENLTPWKKLLPCNSKQGFASLLNSGHVHNTNYHSLGMKMRTICESYNKNCILEFTETANMVYDPKLLGTNGDFSLRRLFGQGLNGHCALAKSSKIYVNLDDQPYDLTPTPMYNVTSKRGGSTTTLGVYDIQRLDEDKFFNIAWINKKTKTNVQITPTPPLYAHRYILGHGQERGQILTQITNKHYAALPIVLQENIPWFVPSYMHTLKLIVQPENGAEYTIKPRVMHYIPGVQRLRPYHLELLFEIPALSTVQISFDFDYIFLKWLEYPPDANHGHYLGSAIITTQLPMGRNYTAIPVDKHLFADSFNASRSSYFLEIRTESLILSLPTPDFSMPYNVICLACTVVALAFGPIHSVATKRIVVEQKDAQPQSLKGKVMQKLFRRKQNKTDTNTNKAEAHTETVFGHSLADVKQ, encoded by the exons atggagTTCGGAATCAGTATTATATtccttattttattatatgcatCACCTAGCGCAGCGGTAAAAGAGTCTAGTGAATTTAACGAGGAGCTATACGTACGCCCTATTGCAAATGGGCTagtcaatacattttttcaatttaccaCTCGTTGGCATTATGGTGATAGAGAGAATT taCATAACACACAGCTTATACCTCGACCCATTGCGGAAACATTACTACTGTACGATGTTAAGGAATTACATATCGGATTAACTCAGGGACTTTGGCGATATGAAACTTACGGCTATCCAGTAATGGACAATGCGCCAGGCGCAGAAGTGAGGGCATGGTTTGCAGGAGAAAATTTAACTTCTACTGATGTTGATGATCAGTGGGTAAAGCTAGCTAGTACATTCTCCGGAATTCTGTGTGCCTCCTTGAACTTTATTGACAAAACAAATAGTGTTGAACCGAAATATAGTTTTCGGCCACAGTTTGTCACTGGCAGCAAGGCGAATATTCCACAATTTGTGCGGTATGCGAGCTTGCCACGGGAAATCGTTTGCACAGAGAATCTAACACCATGGAAAAAGTTGTTGCCCTGTAATAGTAAACAAGGATTCGCTTCCTTACTCAACTCGGGCCACGTACACAATACTAATTATCACTCTCTGGGCATGAAAATGCGTACAATATGTGAGtcttacaacaaaaattgcattttggAATTCACCGAAACAGCAAATATGGTATATGACCCAAAGTTATTGGGTACAAATGGAGATTTTTCACTCCGTCGTCTCTTTGGTCAGGGACTAAATGGCCATTGTGCATTAGCGAAAAGTAGTAAAATTTACGTTAATTTGGATGATCAACCATATGATTTAACACCAACACCCATGTATAATGTTACTTCAAAGCGTGGTGGCAGCACAACCACGTTAGGTGTATATGACATTCAACGATTAGATGAAGACAAATTCTTCAATATCGCTTGGATAAAtaagaaaacgaaaacaaatgTACAAATTACACCAACACCACCTTTATATGCGCATCGTTACATATTGGGACATGGTCAGGAGAGAGGTCAAATTCTTACACAAATTACAAATAAACATTATGCTGCTTTACCTATTGTGTTACAAGAAAATATACCATGGTTCGTGCCATCCTATATGCATACACTGAAGTTAATTGTACAGCCGGAGAACGGTGCAGAATACACGATAAAACCACGGGTCATGCACTACATACCAGGCGTACAAAGATTACGTCCCTATCATTTAGAATTACTCTTCGAAATACCCGCTTTGAGTACAGTACAAATTTCATTcgattttgattatattttcttgaaatgGCTTGAATATCCACCCGATGCAAACCATGGCCATTACTTGGGATCTGCTATAATCACTACACAATTACCAATGGGACGCAATTACACAGCGATACCAGTTGATAAACACCTTTTCGCGGATTCATTCAATGCATCACGCTCTTCATATTTTCTAGAAATCCGTACAGAATCGCTTATTTTATCGTTGCCAACTCCTGACTTTAGCATGCCGTACAATGTTATTTGTCTCGCTTGTACAGTCGTAGCTTTGGCCTTTGGACCCATACACAGTGTAGCTACCAAACGGATAGTTGTGGAGCAAAAAGACGCGCAACCGCAATCACTAAAAGGTAAAGTGATGCAGAAATTGTTTCgtcgaaaacaaaataaaaccgATACCAACACAAACAAAGCAGAAGCTCACACTGAGACGGTATTTGGACATTCCCTTGCTGACGTCAAGCAATAA